One Phaeobacter sp. G2 genomic window carries:
- a CDS encoding AraC family transcriptional regulator, whose amino-acid sequence MERLLISPDRIPEWIPGKTTLDSSRCNWNGITLKGYRYEQQDAAIPPMRDYMIVAYDGAPTTMRRKSGGPWQSARVGKGRISLLTRAEESTWSWSESITVRHVYLSHSDLENTALSVFDRDPKSIEINDWLSAEDPCILNCIQLLENELKNGGIGQRLIIDALRSQIAVHLLRRYAKVSITSNANSNFSSAQRQRIIDLVESCLGENLSLEDMSASIGFSQFHFSRQFKAEFGLAPYAYVLRKRISKAKDMLKKGNAPLKVVALDCGFADQSHFSRTFRKMTGVTPAEFRRLE is encoded by the coding sequence ATGGAAAGACTGCTCATATCACCGGACCGGATACCCGAATGGATTCCCGGTAAGACAACATTGGACAGTTCCAGGTGCAACTGGAACGGCATTACGCTGAAGGGCTACCGTTATGAGCAACAAGACGCGGCAATTCCCCCAATGCGTGACTACATGATTGTCGCTTATGACGGCGCGCCAACTACTATGCGCCGCAAGAGTGGCGGCCCATGGCAAAGCGCGCGCGTAGGGAAAGGCAGGATTTCCTTGCTCACGCGTGCAGAGGAATCCACCTGGAGTTGGTCCGAGTCTATCACGGTCAGACACGTCTATCTCAGTCACAGCGACCTCGAAAACACGGCCCTTTCGGTCTTTGATCGTGACCCGAAGTCCATTGAGATCAATGATTGGCTGTCCGCGGAGGACCCCTGTATCCTGAACTGCATCCAATTGCTAGAGAATGAGCTAAAGAACGGTGGGATCGGCCAGCGTTTAATCATCGACGCCCTGCGCAGCCAGATCGCCGTTCACCTTCTGCGTCGGTACGCCAAGGTCTCTATAACCAGCAACGCAAACTCTAACTTCAGCTCTGCTCAACGGCAGAGAATCATCGATCTTGTTGAAAGCTGCTTAGGTGAAAACCTCAGCCTGGAAGACATGTCCGCATCTATCGGTTTCAGCCAGTTTCACTTTTCGCGTCAGTTCAAGGCGGAGTTCGGGTTGGCGCCCTACGCATACGTTCTGCGCAAACGTATATCGAAGGCCAAGGATATGCTGAAAAAGGGTAACGCTCCCCTGAAAGTAGTCGCACTCGACTGCGGTTTTGCAGATCAAAGTCACTTCAGTCGAACTTTTCGAAAAATGACTGGCGTGACCCCCGCAGAATTCCGGCGCTTAGAATAA
- a CDS encoding acyl-CoA thioesterase encodes MNASETGIKPRYIFERRIFFGDCDQLGIAFTGRITNFVLEAIESFWDDLLSGRGWLFLLTEKNTAMPFVSMDLEFHVPVKAGTHLACEVYVVHVGESSVGLRVVGRQYDTTCFECETKSVFRDASTFGKVKIESSIRRTLLSEVGSTIQTVG; translated from the coding sequence ATGAATGCATCAGAAACTGGGATTAAACCACGATATATCTTTGAACGCAGGATTTTCTTTGGTGACTGCGACCAACTGGGAATCGCCTTTACTGGCCGGATCACGAATTTCGTGCTGGAAGCGATCGAGTCCTTCTGGGACGACTTGCTTTCAGGCCGGGGTTGGCTTTTTCTACTCACAGAGAAAAACACGGCCATGCCTTTTGTTTCTATGGACCTAGAATTCCATGTGCCGGTGAAAGCAGGCACGCACCTAGCATGCGAGGTCTATGTGGTTCACGTGGGGGAAAGTTCAGTTGGTCTAAGAGTTGTCGGCCGTCAGTATGACACGACCTGCTTCGAATGCGAAACTAAGTCAGTTTTCCGAGATGCTTCAACATTTGGAAAAGTCAAAATTGAAAGCTCAATTCGGAGGACTCTGCTCTCGGAAGTGGGTTCAACAATTCAAACAGTGGGTTAG
- a CDS encoding ParB/RepB/Spo0J family partition protein — translation MAKTATRPKPATAKKTEATGSAAPEGAAEIRMIPLDQLEPSPLNVRKVAASAGDDAELLASIRETGIKQNLVVHALSETRFAVDAGGRRLKALKQLADDGVIPADYSVPCLVEDEHDAVLTSTTENLQRAVMHPADQFEAFDKLIAESRSEDEIALKFGVSVDLVRRRLKLARVAPEIIEQFRAGDLTLECVMAFTLTDDHDRQLAVWNAVKGGYHIHPQSIKRQLTETAHSANSALGRFVGIEAYEAAGGVLLRDLFDDRASAHMENPELLERLAIEKLQTAAKTFEGTWKWVEVHLSVDYGAFRSFGGVYPQDIEPDPDLLAEEERLIAREEELAAQNDGEDWTDAETEEYYAIEPRLREIEALQRERQPYADADRAIAGVVLTIGHDGALRVEKGLVRPEDIPAAPEPDETTGYADGSPSPARPQVTPPTSSTPVPSSDPAATLRKADGISASLADDLRATRQHILRAHLAADFEVAFDAMLYALCEQALGRSYNNEALDISVRPFQAQNREVLHADTVAQKMLEALEQDLATDWMTLEKPDDFRAMSALPIADKQALFAWATGLAVKPQLSSDNRPSPIIEEIGARLDVDVAACWRPTAQNYWGRVNKGHAVATARKMIGDDYAEDRNRERKGDLAAAMERAFAETSGETEGFDAATVAKTTRWLPDGMVFAGATEVDAKTIGDTPEAEEGAVPAAEALAEAESNEPSSLPAFLSGDAA, via the coding sequence ATGGCCAAGACCGCAACCCGACCGAAACCCGCCACCGCGAAGAAGACCGAAGCTACCGGATCGGCCGCGCCTGAAGGCGCCGCCGAAATCCGGATGATTCCGCTCGACCAACTTGAGCCGAGCCCGCTCAACGTCCGCAAAGTGGCCGCGAGCGCCGGCGACGATGCCGAACTGCTCGCCAGCATCCGCGAGACCGGCATCAAGCAAAACCTGGTGGTTCATGCGCTGTCAGAGACACGTTTTGCTGTCGATGCCGGTGGTCGTCGCCTCAAGGCGCTGAAGCAACTCGCCGATGACGGTGTCATCCCCGCCGATTATTCCGTGCCCTGCCTTGTCGAAGATGAACACGACGCCGTCCTCACCTCCACCACCGAGAACCTTCAGCGCGCGGTAATGCACCCGGCGGACCAGTTCGAAGCTTTCGACAAGTTGATCGCCGAAAGCCGCAGTGAAGACGAGATCGCACTGAAGTTCGGCGTCTCCGTCGATCTGGTGCGCCGCCGTTTGAAACTCGCACGCGTCGCGCCCGAGATCATCGAACAGTTTCGTGCGGGCGACCTGACGCTCGAATGCGTGATGGCGTTCACGCTGACCGACGATCATGATCGCCAACTGGCGGTCTGGAATGCGGTGAAGGGCGGTTATCACATCCATCCGCAGAGCATCAAACGCCAACTGACCGAGACGGCGCATTCGGCCAACTCAGCCCTGGGGCGCTTTGTCGGCATCGAGGCCTATGAGGCAGCAGGCGGGGTTCTGCTCCGCGATCTCTTTGATGATCGCGCCAGCGCCCATATGGAAAACCCCGAGCTTCTGGAACGCCTGGCCATCGAGAAACTGCAGACTGCGGCCAAGACCTTCGAGGGGACGTGGAAATGGGTCGAGGTGCATCTCTCGGTGGACTACGGCGCGTTTCGCAGTTTCGGGGGGGTCTATCCGCAGGACATAGAACCCGACCCGGACCTGCTTGCCGAGGAAGAGCGCCTCATCGCGCGCGAGGAAGAACTGGCGGCGCAGAATGACGGCGAGGATTGGACCGACGCCGAAACGGAGGAATACTACGCCATCGAGCCGCGCCTGCGCGAGATCGAGGCCCTGCAGCGCGAGCGGCAGCCTTATGCAGACGCTGATCGCGCCATCGCCGGTGTGGTTCTGACCATCGGCCATGACGGGGCACTGCGCGTTGAGAAAGGCCTAGTGCGACCGGAGGATATTCCTGCTGCGCCCGAACCTGACGAGACCACCGGATATGCGGATGGCTCCCCCTCCCCTGCCCGCCCACAAGTGACGCCGCCGACCTCCTCTACGCCGGTGCCGAGCTCCGACCCGGCCGCGACGTTGCGCAAAGCCGATGGGATTTCTGCAAGCCTCGCCGACGATCTTCGCGCGACGCGCCAGCACATCCTGCGGGCGCATCTGGCGGCGGATTTCGAGGTGGCGTTCGATGCGATGCTCTACGCGCTCTGCGAGCAGGCTTTGGGGCGGTCCTATAACAACGAGGCGCTCGACATCTCGGTTCGTCCTTTCCAGGCGCAAAACCGCGAGGTGCTGCATGCCGACACTGTCGCCCAGAAGATGCTTGAGGCGCTGGAACAGGACCTCGCCACCGACTGGATGACGCTGGAGAAACCCGATGACTTCCGGGCGATGTCGGCGCTGCCCATTGCGGACAAACAGGCGCTTTTCGCCTGGGCGACGGGTTTGGCGGTCAAGCCGCAGCTTTCGTCCGACAATCGCCCCTCTCCGATCATCGAGGAAATCGGCGCGCGGCTCGACGTCGATGTGGCGGCCTGCTGGCGCCCGACCGCGCAGAACTACTGGGGTCGGGTCAACAAAGGACATGCGGTGGCCACGGCGCGCAAGATGATCGGCGACGACTACGCCGAAGATCGCAATCGTGAGCGAAAGGGCGATCTCGCGGCCGCGATGGAGCGGGCTTTCGCGGAAACGTCCGGCGAGACGGAAGGTTTCGACGCCGCGACGGTTGCAAAGACAACGCGCTGGCTGCCCGACGGGATGGTGTTTGCCGGTGCGACGGAGGTCGACGCCAAAACGATTGGCGATACGCCCGAGGCGGAGGAAGGCGCCGTGCCCGCCGCAGAGGCTTTGGCCGAGGCGGAGAGCAATGAACCATCGTCCTTGCCCGCATTTCTCAGCGGGGATGCGGCCTGA